From the Merismopedia glauca CCAP 1448/3 genome, the window GGGAAAAAACCTTATAAAAATCGGATCGCAGTTTCCTTTGATGTACGAGGAGACAAAATTTGTAGCTATCGAGAGTATTTTGGTAGCGATGGTCAATCGAATTGAACAGATAATAACATTAGTGGCAGATTTATACAAAAACTCTTGGTCTGTAGATGGTTACTAAAATCCAAAACTTTGATGCTCAATACTGGGTTAAGACACGCTCATCCCTAGATCCAAATCAATCGACCTTCCTGATCTGGACAGGGGCAATTTACGCCTTTGTCCCAGGTGAAAAGCGAAATCGTCTCTTTAAAATGGCAGGTGTGAGTGTCAGCAGGTGTATTTCAACCGAAGAGGGTAGTTGGGATTTTACTTCCAGGGAATTGACTTACTACCTTCATCCAGAAACAGGTGAAATTTTGCGACAGTGGGAAAATCCTTGGACAGGAGAATTACTCACGGTAATGCACGTTGCTAATAATCCAGTACAAGGTCTTTTTAAGGGTCAGTTTCCCGCACAGGTAGACGGAGACAGTACAACCTTCGTATTCGATTTATTTTCTACCTACCCCAATCCTCTGGCTGAAGATCCAAAATTTGTTGATTACAGTCCCAATCCAACTTATCAAGCAGCAGAGTTGTTTAAAATTACCGTTCCGACAGAAGAACTACTAAATTCTGCAATTCTCTCAGTTTCTGAATTACAGCTTTGTTGGGATCGGATTGGTCCCTGGCTTCCTTGGATGAAAATGGGCGATCGCCCAGGTCAACTAATCTATAGTGCTTATGGGGGTAAAGTCAGTGGTTTTAGTGAATTACCACAATTACTGAAAGATGAAATTAATACTCGCGTACCTCTATATAAAAATGCACCCAAATCTTTCTCAGACGGCGAAGATATCACCTCATGGCTGTATTTCCAAAAACACTTTGATGCTTACTTAGCTGGAT encodes:
- a CDS encoding DUF1838 domain-containing protein; the encoded protein is MVTKIQNFDAQYWVKTRSSLDPNQSTFLIWTGAIYAFVPGEKRNRLFKMAGVSVSRCISTEEGSWDFTSRELTYYLHPETGEILRQWENPWTGELLTVMHVANNPVQGLFKGQFPAQVDGDSTTFVFDLFSTYPNPLAEDPKFVDYSPNPTYQAAELFKITVPTEELLNSAILSVSELQLCWDRIGPWLPWMKMGDRPGQLIYSAYGGKVSGFSELPQLLKDEINTRVPLYKNAPKSFSDGEDITSWLYFQKHFDAYLAG